From the genome of Populus trichocarpa isolate Nisqually-1 chromosome 15, P.trichocarpa_v4.1, whole genome shotgun sequence, one region includes:
- the LOC112324384 gene encoding receptor-like protein EIX2 isoform X5, translating into MNISGSNFERNSFPYFIGSLKKLRYLDLSSIGVDGTLSNQLWNLSRLQYLDLSNNYYVNFKSLDFLSNLFYLEYLHLSGINLSQAVDWIQSVNKLPLLKVLRLSSCDLSKSSPPSLSFTNSSKSLAVIDLSSNNLASSTFNWLSNFSNSLVDLDISSTGIISSKNLNWLSYFSSLEYLDLSGNNLSQIIDWPQVIYNLPRLHELGFSSCSLSIIGPPSPSLVNSSESLVVVDFSANQLTSSIFYWLANFSNNLVDLDLSYNQLQGSIPDAFTNLTSLRTLDLSYNQLQGSIRDAFTNRTSLRTLDLSSNQLQGDLSSFGQMCNLNELYASGNNLTGELSQLFQDFHGCVESSLEILQLGGNQLQGSLPDITRFTSMRVLDLSQNQLNGSLPKRFSQRSELVSLHLNDNQLTGSLTDVTMLSSLRELWIDNNRLDGNVSESIGSLSQLEELHVGGNSLQGVMSEAHFSNLSKLTVLDLTDNSLALKFESNWAPSFQLVHIFLSSCDLGPHFPQWLRNQNNFMELDISGSGISDTIPNWFWNLTNSKLEYLDLSHNKMSGVLPDFSSKYSNLQNIDLSFNLFEGPLSLFSSDTTSTLFLSNNKFSGPASFPCNIGSRILKVLDLSNNLLTGWIPDCLRNFTSLGILNLASNNFSGKIPSSMGSMLNLETLSLHNNSFVGELPLSLRNCSSLVFLDLSSNKLRGEIPGWIGESMPSLEVLSLQSNGFNGSIPPNLCHLSNILILDLSLNNISGIIPKCLDNFTSMVQKTESEHFLSNNAVLTRYYSGPGIYGTYQNKMRVGWKGREDDYGNTLGLLRIINFARNKLIGEIPEEITGLLLLVALNLSGNNLTGEIPQKIGQLKQLESLDLSGNQLSGVIPITMADLNFLAFLNLSNNHLSGRIPSSTQLQGFNASQFTGNLALCGQPLLQKCPGDETNQSPPANDDNQGKEVVADEFMKWFCTAMGIGFSVFFWGVSGALLLKRSWRHAYFLFLDESWDWLYVKVAVRKARIQREFQRLQEHVLA; encoded by the coding sequence ATGAATATAAGTGGAAGCAATTTTGAAAGGAATTCTTTTCCATATTTCATTGGTTctctaaaaaaactaagataccTGGATCTCTCCTCCATTGGTGTTGATGGAACTCTTTCAAATCAGCTTTGGAATCTTTCAAGATTACAGTATCTTGATCTtagtaataattattatgttaattttaaaagtctTGACTTCCTATCTAACCTTTTTTATCTTGAGTATCTTCACCTGAGTGGAATCAACCTCAGTCAAGCTGTTGACTGGATACAATCAGTTAACAAGCTTCCACTTTTAAAAGTCTTACGGTTAAGTAGTTGTGATCTTTCAAAAAGCAGCCCTCCCTCACTTTCTTTTACAAATTCTTCTAAATCCCTAGCTGTCATTGATCTCTCTTCAAACAATCTTGCTTCTTCAACATTCAATTGGTTGTCCAACTTTAGTAACAGCCTTGTTGATCTTGATATTAGTTCTACCGGGATTATCAGTTCTAAAAACCTCAATTGGCTTtcctatttttcttctcttgaatATCTTGACCTGAGTGGCAATAATCTTAGTCAGATCATTGACTGGCCGCAGGTGATTTACAATCTCCCTCGCTTACATGAATTGGGGTTTAGTTCTTGTAGTCTTTCAATTATCGGTCCTCCATCTCCTTCTCTTGTAAACTCCTCTGAATCTCTTGTTGTCGTTGATTTCTCTGCAAACCAGCTTAcatcttcaatattttattggttggCCAACTTCAGTAACAACCTCGTTGATCTTGACCTCTCGTATAACCAATTACAAGGTTCAATTCCAGATGCTTTCACAAACTTGACTTCTCTTAGGACTCTTGATCTATCCTATAACCAATTACAAGGTTCAATTCGAGATGCTTTCACAAACAGGACTTCTCTTAGGACTCTTGATCTATCCTCTAACCAATTACAAGGGGATTTGAGTTCATTTGGGCAGATGTGCAATTTAAATGAACTGTATGCAAGTGGAAATAATCTCACTGGAGAGCTGTCTCAGCTGTTTCAAGACTTTCATGGATGTGTGGAGAGCTCACTAGAGATTCTGCAACTAGGCGGAAATCAGCTTCAAGGTTCACTGCCAGACATCACAAGATTCACTTCCATGAGAGTGCTGGATCTCTCTCAGAATCAACTGAATGGATCTTTACCAAAACGATTTAGTCAACGTTCTGAACTTGTTTCCTTGCACTTGAATGACAACCAACTCACTGGATCACTTACGGATGTTACGATGCTTTCATCATTAAGAGAGTTGTGGATCGATAACAATCGCTTAGATGGGAATGTTTCTGAAAGTATTGGAAGCCTATCTCAGCTCGAGGAATTGCATGTTGGAGGGAATTCCCTACAAGGTGTGATGTCTGAAGCTCACTTTTCAAATCTCTCCAAATTAACGGTATTGGATTTAACTGATAACTCCCTAGCTTTGAAATTTGAGTCTAACTGGGCTCCTTCTTTTCAATTGGTTCACATATTTCTTTCGTCTTGTGATCTGGGTCCTCATTTCCCTCAATGGCTtcgaaatcaaaataatttcatgGAGCTAGATATTTCTGGTTCTGGAATTTCAGATACAATCCCTAATTGGTTTTGGAACTTGACCAATTCCAAGTTGGAATACTTAGACCTTTCTCACAACAAGATGAGTGGAGTTTTGCCAGATTTCTCATCAAAATATTCCAATCTCCAAAACATAGATTTGAGTTTCAACCTGTTTGAGGGTCCATTATCACTTTTTTCATCAGATACCACATCAACCTTGTTTCTCTCTAACAATAAGTTTTCAGGTCCAGCTTCTTTTCCATGTAATATTGGAAGTCGTATCTTGAAGGTCCTTGACCTTTCAAATAACCTGTTGACGGGATGGATTCCTGATTGTTTAAGGAATTTCACAAGTCTAGGTATTCTGAATTTGGCCAGCAACAACTTTTCAGGTAAAATTCCCAGCTCCATGGGATCAATGCTCAATCTTGAAACATTGAGTTTGCATAATAATAGCTTTGTTGGAGAATTACCTTTGTCTTTGAGGAATTGTAGTTCTCTAGTATTTTTAGACCTGAGCTCAAATAAGTTGCGAGGAGAAATACCAGGCTGGATAGGAGAAAGCATGCCATCTCTGGAAGTCCTATCCCTACAATCTAATGGATTCAATGGAAGCATACCGCCAAATCTTTGTCACCTGTCAAATATTCTGATCTTGGACCTATCTCTAAACAATATCTCGGGAATCATTCCAAAGTGCCTTGATAATTTCACTTCCATGGTTCAAAAAACAGAGTCAGAACATTTCCTTTCGAATAATGCTGTTCTTACTAGGTATTACAGTGGACCAGGTATCTATGGTACATATCAGAATAAGATGAGGGTTGGATGGAAAGGAAGAGAGGATGATTATGGAAACACACTAGGACTTTTGAGGATCATTAATTTtgcaagaaataaattaataggtGAAATTCCAGAAGAAATAACAGGACTCTTACTGTTGGTTGCACTGAACTTGTCGGGAAATAATTTGACTGGAGAAATCCCTCAAAAGATTGGGCAGTTGAAACAGTTGGAATCACTTGATTTGTCAGGAAACCAATTATCAGGAGTAATTCCTATCACAATGGCTGATCTAAATTTTCTGGCTTTCTTGAACCTCTCCAACAATCACTTGTCGGGGAGGATTCCGTCAAGCACTCAGCTGCAAGGCTTTAATGCTTCACAATTTACCGGTAACCTTGCATTGTGCGGGCAGCCACTCTTACAGAAATGCCCTGGAGATGAGACGAATCAAAGTCCACCTGCTAATGATGACAACCAAGGCAAAGAAGTCGTCGCTGATGAATTCATGAAATGGTTTTGTACTGCTATGGGAATTGGTTTTAGTGTATTCTTTTGGGGAGTTTCAGGTGCTTTACTGCTAAAACGTTCCTGGAGACATGCCTATTTCCTGTTCTTGGATGAATCATGGGACTGGCTCTATGTGAAG
- the LOC112324384 gene encoding receptor-like protein EIX2 isoform X4 — protein MNISGSNFERNSFPYFIGSLKKLRYLDLSSIGVDGTLSNQLWNLSRLQYLDLSNNYYVNFKSLDFLSNLFYLEYLHLSGINLSQAVDWIQSVNKLPLLKVLRLSSCDLSKSSPPSLSFTNSSKSLAVIDLSSNNLASSTFNWLSNFSNSLVDLDISSTGIISSKNLNWLSYFSSLEYLDLSGNNLSQIIDWPQVIYNLPRLHELGFSSCSLSIIGPPSPSLVNSSESLVVVDFSANQLTSSIFYWLANFSNNLVDLDLSYNQLQGSIPDAFTNLTSLRTLDLSYNQLQGSIRDAFTNRTSLRTLDLSSNQLQGDLSSFGQMCNLNELYASGNNLTGELSQLFQDFHGCVESSLEILQLGGNQLQGSLPDITRFTSMRVLDLSQNQLNGSLPKRFSQRSELVSLHLNDNQLTGSLTDVTMLSSLRELWIDNNRLDGNVSESIGSLSQLEELHVGGNSLQGVMSEAHFSNLSKLTVLDLTDNSLALKFESNWAPSFQLVHIFLSSCDLGPHFPQWLRNQNNFMELDISGSGISDTIPNWFWNLTNSKLEYLDLSHNKMSGVLPDFSSKYSNLQNIDLSFNLFEGPLSLFSSDTTSTLFLSNNKFSGPASFPCNIGSRILKVLDLSNNLLTGWIPDCLRNFTSLGILNLASNNFSGKIPSSMGSMLNLETLSLHNNSFVGELPLSLRNCSSLVFLDLSSNKLRGEIPGWIGESMPSLEVLSLQSNGFNGSIPPNLCHLSNILILDLSLNNISGIIPKCLDNFTSMVQKTESEHFLSNNAVLTRYYSGPGIYGTYQNKMRVGWKGREDDYGNTLGLLRIINFARNKLIGEIPEEITGLLLLVALNLSGNNLTGEIPQKIGQLKQLESLDLSGNQLSGVIPITMADLNFLAFLNLSNNHLSGRIPSSTQLQGFNASQFTGNLALCGQPLLQKCPGDETNQSPPANDDNQGKEVVADEFMKWFCTAMGIGFSVFFWGVSGALLLKRSWRHAYFLFLDESWDWLYVKVAVRKARLQREFQRLHEHVLA, from the coding sequence ATGAATATAAGTGGAAGCAATTTTGAAAGGAATTCTTTTCCATATTTCATTGGTTctctaaaaaaactaagataccTGGATCTCTCCTCCATTGGTGTTGATGGAACTCTTTCAAATCAGCTTTGGAATCTTTCAAGATTACAGTATCTTGATCTtagtaataattattatgttaattttaaaagtctTGACTTCCTATCTAACCTTTTTTATCTTGAGTATCTTCACCTGAGTGGAATCAACCTCAGTCAAGCTGTTGACTGGATACAATCAGTTAACAAGCTTCCACTTTTAAAAGTCTTACGGTTAAGTAGTTGTGATCTTTCAAAAAGCAGCCCTCCCTCACTTTCTTTTACAAATTCTTCTAAATCCCTAGCTGTCATTGATCTCTCTTCAAACAATCTTGCTTCTTCAACATTCAATTGGTTGTCCAACTTTAGTAACAGCCTTGTTGATCTTGATATTAGTTCTACCGGGATTATCAGTTCTAAAAACCTCAATTGGCTTtcctatttttcttctcttgaatATCTTGACCTGAGTGGCAATAATCTTAGTCAGATCATTGACTGGCCGCAGGTGATTTACAATCTCCCTCGCTTACATGAATTGGGGTTTAGTTCTTGTAGTCTTTCAATTATCGGTCCTCCATCTCCTTCTCTTGTAAACTCCTCTGAATCTCTTGTTGTCGTTGATTTCTCTGCAAACCAGCTTAcatcttcaatattttattggttggCCAACTTCAGTAACAACCTCGTTGATCTTGACCTCTCGTATAACCAATTACAAGGTTCAATTCCAGATGCTTTCACAAACTTGACTTCTCTTAGGACTCTTGATCTATCCTATAACCAATTACAAGGTTCAATTCGAGATGCTTTCACAAACAGGACTTCTCTTAGGACTCTTGATCTATCCTCTAACCAATTACAAGGGGATTTGAGTTCATTTGGGCAGATGTGCAATTTAAATGAACTGTATGCAAGTGGAAATAATCTCACTGGAGAGCTGTCTCAGCTGTTTCAAGACTTTCATGGATGTGTGGAGAGCTCACTAGAGATTCTGCAACTAGGCGGAAATCAGCTTCAAGGTTCACTGCCAGACATCACAAGATTCACTTCCATGAGAGTGCTGGATCTCTCTCAGAATCAACTGAATGGATCTTTACCAAAACGATTTAGTCAACGTTCTGAACTTGTTTCCTTGCACTTGAATGACAACCAACTCACTGGATCACTTACGGATGTTACGATGCTTTCATCATTAAGAGAGTTGTGGATCGATAACAATCGCTTAGATGGGAATGTTTCTGAAAGTATTGGAAGCCTATCTCAGCTCGAGGAATTGCATGTTGGAGGGAATTCCCTACAAGGTGTGATGTCTGAAGCTCACTTTTCAAATCTCTCCAAATTAACGGTATTGGATTTAACTGATAACTCCCTAGCTTTGAAATTTGAGTCTAACTGGGCTCCTTCTTTTCAATTGGTTCACATATTTCTTTCGTCTTGTGATCTGGGTCCTCATTTCCCTCAATGGCTtcgaaatcaaaataatttcatgGAGCTAGATATTTCTGGTTCTGGAATTTCAGATACAATCCCTAATTGGTTTTGGAACTTGACCAATTCCAAGTTGGAATACTTAGACCTTTCTCACAACAAGATGAGTGGAGTTTTGCCAGATTTCTCATCAAAATATTCCAATCTCCAAAACATAGATTTGAGTTTCAACCTGTTTGAGGGTCCATTATCACTTTTTTCATCAGATACCACATCAACCTTGTTTCTCTCTAACAATAAGTTTTCAGGTCCAGCTTCTTTTCCATGTAATATTGGAAGTCGTATCTTGAAGGTCCTTGACCTTTCAAATAACCTGTTGACGGGATGGATTCCTGATTGTTTAAGGAATTTCACAAGTCTAGGTATTCTGAATTTGGCCAGCAACAACTTTTCAGGTAAAATTCCCAGCTCCATGGGATCAATGCTCAATCTTGAAACATTGAGTTTGCATAATAATAGCTTTGTTGGAGAATTACCTTTGTCTTTGAGGAATTGTAGTTCTCTAGTATTTTTAGACCTGAGCTCAAATAAGTTGCGAGGAGAAATACCAGGCTGGATAGGAGAAAGCATGCCATCTCTGGAAGTCCTATCCCTACAATCTAATGGATTCAATGGAAGCATACCGCCAAATCTTTGTCACCTGTCAAATATTCTGATCTTGGACCTATCTCTAAACAATATCTCGGGAATCATTCCAAAGTGCCTTGATAATTTCACTTCCATGGTTCAAAAAACAGAGTCAGAACATTTCCTTTCGAATAATGCTGTTCTTACTAGGTATTACAGTGGACCAGGTATCTATGGTACATATCAGAATAAGATGAGGGTTGGATGGAAAGGAAGAGAGGATGATTATGGAAACACACTAGGACTTTTGAGGATCATTAATTTtgcaagaaataaattaataggtGAAATTCCAGAAGAAATAACAGGACTCTTACTGTTGGTTGCACTGAACTTGTCGGGAAATAATTTGACTGGAGAAATCCCTCAAAAGATTGGGCAGTTGAAACAGTTGGAATCACTTGATTTGTCAGGAAACCAATTATCAGGAGTAATTCCTATCACAATGGCTGATCTAAATTTTCTGGCTTTCTTGAACCTCTCCAACAATCACTTGTCGGGGAGGATTCCGTCAAGCACTCAGCTGCAAGGCTTTAATGCTTCACAATTTACCGGTAACCTTGCATTGTGCGGGCAGCCACTCTTACAGAAATGCCCTGGAGATGAGACGAATCAAAGTCCACCTGCTAATGATGACAACCAAGGCAAAGAAGTCGTCGCTGATGAATTCATGAAATGGTTTTGTACTGCTATGGGAATTGGTTTTAGTGTATTCTTTTGGGGAGTTTCAGGTGCTTTACTGCTAAAACGTTCCTGGAGACATGCCTATTTCCTGTTCTTGGATGAATCATGGGACTGGCTCTATGTGAAG
- the LOC112324384 gene encoding receptor-like protein EIX2 isoform X3, producing the protein MNISGSNFERNSFPYFIGSLKKLRYLDLSSIGVDGTLSNQLWNLSRLQYLDLSNNYYVNFKSLDFLSNLFYLEYLHLSGINLSQAVDWIQSVNKLPLLKVLRLSSCDLSKSSPPSLSFTNSSKSLAVIDLSSNNLASSTFNWLSNFSNSLVDLDISSTGIISSKNLNWLSYFSSLEYLDLSGNNLSQIIDWPQVIYNLPRLHELGFSSCSLSIIGPPSPSLVNSSESLVVVDFSANQLTSSIFYWLANFSNNLVDLDLSYNQLQGSIPDAFTNLTSLRTLDLSYNQLQGSIRDAFTNRTSLRTLDLSSNQLQGDLSSFGQMCNLNELYASGNNLTGELSQLFQDFHGCVESSLEILQLGGNQLQGSLPDITRFTSMRVLDLSQNQLNGSLPKRFSQRSELVSLHLNDNQLTGSLTDVTMLSSLRELWIDNNRLDGNVSESIGSLSQLEELHVGGNSLQGVMSEAHFSNLSKLTVLDLTDNSLALKFESNWAPSFQLVHIFLSSCDLGPHFPQWLRNQNNFMELDISGSGISDTIPNWFWNLTNSKLEYLDLSHNKMSGVLPDFSSKYSNLQNIDLSFNLFEGPLSLFSSDTTSTLFLSNNKFSGPASFPCNIGSRILKVLDLSNNLLTGWIPDCLRNFTSLGILNLASNNFSGKIPSSMGSMLNLETLSLHNNSFVGELPLSLRNCSSLVFLDLSSNKLRGEIPGWIGESMPSLEVLSLQSNGFNGSIPPNLCHLSNILILDLSLNNISGIIPKCLDNFTSMVQKTESEHFLSNNAVLTRYYSGPGIYGTYQNKMRVGWKGREDDYGNTLGLLRIINFARNKLIGEIPEEITGLLLLVALNLSGNNLTGEIPQKIGQLKQLESLDLSGNQLSGVIPITMADLNFLAFLNLSNNHLSGRIPSSTQLQGFNASQFTGNLALCGQPLLQKCPGDETNQSPPANDDNQGKEVVADEFMKWFCTAMGIGFSVFFWGVSGALLLKRSWRHAYFLFLDESWDWLYVKVAVCKARLQREFQRLHEHVLA; encoded by the coding sequence ATGAATATAAGTGGAAGCAATTTTGAAAGGAATTCTTTTCCATATTTCATTGGTTctctaaaaaaactaagataccTGGATCTCTCCTCCATTGGTGTTGATGGAACTCTTTCAAATCAGCTTTGGAATCTTTCAAGATTACAGTATCTTGATCTtagtaataattattatgttaattttaaaagtctTGACTTCCTATCTAACCTTTTTTATCTTGAGTATCTTCACCTGAGTGGAATCAACCTCAGTCAAGCTGTTGACTGGATACAATCAGTTAACAAGCTTCCACTTTTAAAAGTCTTACGGTTAAGTAGTTGTGATCTTTCAAAAAGCAGCCCTCCCTCACTTTCTTTTACAAATTCTTCTAAATCCCTAGCTGTCATTGATCTCTCTTCAAACAATCTTGCTTCTTCAACATTCAATTGGTTGTCCAACTTTAGTAACAGCCTTGTTGATCTTGATATTAGTTCTACCGGGATTATCAGTTCTAAAAACCTCAATTGGCTTtcctatttttcttctcttgaatATCTTGACCTGAGTGGCAATAATCTTAGTCAGATCATTGACTGGCCGCAGGTGATTTACAATCTCCCTCGCTTACATGAATTGGGGTTTAGTTCTTGTAGTCTTTCAATTATCGGTCCTCCATCTCCTTCTCTTGTAAACTCCTCTGAATCTCTTGTTGTCGTTGATTTCTCTGCAAACCAGCTTAcatcttcaatattttattggttggCCAACTTCAGTAACAACCTCGTTGATCTTGACCTCTCGTATAACCAATTACAAGGTTCAATTCCAGATGCTTTCACAAACTTGACTTCTCTTAGGACTCTTGATCTATCCTATAACCAATTACAAGGTTCAATTCGAGATGCTTTCACAAACAGGACTTCTCTTAGGACTCTTGATCTATCCTCTAACCAATTACAAGGGGATTTGAGTTCATTTGGGCAGATGTGCAATTTAAATGAACTGTATGCAAGTGGAAATAATCTCACTGGAGAGCTGTCTCAGCTGTTTCAAGACTTTCATGGATGTGTGGAGAGCTCACTAGAGATTCTGCAACTAGGCGGAAATCAGCTTCAAGGTTCACTGCCAGACATCACAAGATTCACTTCCATGAGAGTGCTGGATCTCTCTCAGAATCAACTGAATGGATCTTTACCAAAACGATTTAGTCAACGTTCTGAACTTGTTTCCTTGCACTTGAATGACAACCAACTCACTGGATCACTTACGGATGTTACGATGCTTTCATCATTAAGAGAGTTGTGGATCGATAACAATCGCTTAGATGGGAATGTTTCTGAAAGTATTGGAAGCCTATCTCAGCTCGAGGAATTGCATGTTGGAGGGAATTCCCTACAAGGTGTGATGTCTGAAGCTCACTTTTCAAATCTCTCCAAATTAACGGTATTGGATTTAACTGATAACTCCCTAGCTTTGAAATTTGAGTCTAACTGGGCTCCTTCTTTTCAATTGGTTCACATATTTCTTTCGTCTTGTGATCTGGGTCCTCATTTCCCTCAATGGCTtcgaaatcaaaataatttcatgGAGCTAGATATTTCTGGTTCTGGAATTTCAGATACAATCCCTAATTGGTTTTGGAACTTGACCAATTCCAAGTTGGAATACTTAGACCTTTCTCACAACAAGATGAGTGGAGTTTTGCCAGATTTCTCATCAAAATATTCCAATCTCCAAAACATAGATTTGAGTTTCAACCTGTTTGAGGGTCCATTATCACTTTTTTCATCAGATACCACATCAACCTTGTTTCTCTCTAACAATAAGTTTTCAGGTCCAGCTTCTTTTCCATGTAATATTGGAAGTCGTATCTTGAAGGTCCTTGACCTTTCAAATAACCTGTTGACGGGATGGATTCCTGATTGTTTAAGGAATTTCACAAGTCTAGGTATTCTGAATTTGGCCAGCAACAACTTTTCAGGTAAAATTCCCAGCTCCATGGGATCAATGCTCAATCTTGAAACATTGAGTTTGCATAATAATAGCTTTGTTGGAGAATTACCTTTGTCTTTGAGGAATTGTAGTTCTCTAGTATTTTTAGACCTGAGCTCAAATAAGTTGCGAGGAGAAATACCAGGCTGGATAGGAGAAAGCATGCCATCTCTGGAAGTCCTATCCCTACAATCTAATGGATTCAATGGAAGCATACCGCCAAATCTTTGTCACCTGTCAAATATTCTGATCTTGGACCTATCTCTAAACAATATCTCGGGAATCATTCCAAAGTGCCTTGATAATTTCACTTCCATGGTTCAAAAAACAGAGTCAGAACATTTCCTTTCGAATAATGCTGTTCTTACTAGGTATTACAGTGGACCAGGTATCTATGGTACATATCAGAATAAGATGAGGGTTGGATGGAAAGGAAGAGAGGATGATTATGGAAACACACTAGGACTTTTGAGGATCATTAATTTtgcaagaaataaattaataggtGAAATTCCAGAAGAAATAACAGGACTCTTACTGTTGGTTGCACTGAACTTGTCGGGAAATAATTTGACTGGAGAAATCCCTCAAAAGATTGGGCAGTTGAAACAGTTGGAATCACTTGATTTGTCAGGAAACCAATTATCAGGAGTAATTCCTATCACAATGGCTGATCTAAATTTTCTGGCTTTCTTGAACCTCTCCAACAATCACTTGTCGGGGAGGATTCCGTCAAGCACTCAGCTGCAAGGCTTTAATGCTTCACAATTTACCGGTAACCTTGCATTGTGCGGGCAGCCACTCTTACAGAAATGCCCTGGAGATGAGACGAATCAAAGTCCACCTGCTAATGATGACAACCAAGGCAAAGAAGTCGTCGCTGATGAATTCATGAAATGGTTTTGTACTGCTATGGGAATTGGTTTTAGTGTATTCTTTTGGGGAGTTTCAGGTGCTTTACTGCTAAAACGTTCCTGGAGACATGCCTATTTCCTGTTCTTGGATGAATCATGGGACTGGCTCTATGTGAAGGTAGCAGTGTGCAAGGCACGACTTCAACGAGAATTTCAGAGGCTGCACGAGCACGTTCTTGCTTAG